A DNA window from Purpureocillium takamizusanense chromosome 9, complete sequence contains the following coding sequences:
- a CDS encoding uncharacterized protein (EggNog:ENOG503PURB): MAEKLVEKLEETVGPDSGTRNVEPLVTSERAPRHAETASTSTEICESHDPRDAAHAPPSVIVQHLGPPTIEHDHPEDSTTRRHSVSYQEKHYLR; the protein is encoded by the exons ATGGCCGAGAAACTCGTCGAGAAGCTTGAGGAGACTGTCGGTCCCGACAGCGGCACCCGGAACGTCGAGCCGCTGGTGACTAGCGAGCGGGCACCTCGGCACGCAGAGACCGCGTCGACGTCTACAGAGATTTG TGAATCACACGACCCCAGGGACGCCGCGCACGCACCGCCGTCGGTTATCGTGCAGCACCTCGGGCCACCGACGATCGAGCACGACCACCCAGAGGACAgcacgacgagacggcacTCCGTGAGCTACCAGGAAAAGCACTACCTGCGGTGA
- a CDS encoding uncharacterized protein (SECRETED:SignalP(1-19~SECRETED:cutsite=TLG-QV~SECRETED:prob=0.9458)), producing the protein MKHRLAVASLLLLSGGTLGQVMESGHPKPVTSSWSEAFEHCEEYNQIRFGNCDPLTQICIFFDRHVAAKPSTDGTWNIYESGRQAPCAHPDWKCERGACLAGPSPNDDPWCF; encoded by the exons atgAAGCACCGACTGGCCGTCGCttcgttgctgctgctctctgGAGGGACGCTCGGTCAGGTCATGGAGTCGGGCCACCCCAAGCCGGTgaccagcagctggagcgaGGCCTTTGAGCATTGCGAAGAGTACAACCAGATACGCTTCGGG AATTGCGATCCGTTGACGCAGATCTGCATCTTCTTCGATCGACACGTGGCAGCTAAACCATCAACGGACGGCACTTGGAATATCTACGAGAGTGGGCGCCAGGCGCCATGTGCACATCCGGACTGGAAG TGTGAAAGGGGCGCTTGCCTGGCAGGGCCGAGTCCCAATGACGACCCTTGGTGTTTTTGA
- the XYL2 gene encoding Endo-1,4-beta-xylanase 2 (EggNog:ENOG503NU8H~COG:Q) translates to MAPPTLNKDELKNLSFILNKPHDVTFAERPKPSIEDPHDVLVAVNYTGICGSDVHYWTHGAIGHFVVREPMVLGHESAGTVVETGAAVTHLRAGDRVAIEPGYGCRRCGACRAGKYNLCEAMVFAATPPHDGTLTGVWRSPADFCYKLPEGVSLQEGALVEPLAVGVHIVKQAAVQPGQSVVVMGAGPVGLLCAAVARAYGASKVVSVDVVPSKLDFARGFAATHTYLSRRVPPEDNAAAIREHAGLPAGADVVIDASGAEPSIQTSLHAVRVGGTYVQGGMGKSDIDFPIMAMCLKEVTAKGSFRYGPGDYELAVELIASGKVDVKKLVSAVVPFEQAEDAFKRVKGGEVIKVLIAGPNEASSG, encoded by the exons atggcgccgccgacgctcaACAAGGACGAGCTCAAG AACCTCTCCTTCATCCTCAACAAGCCGCACGATGTGACGTTTGCCGAGCGGCCGAAGCCGTCCATCGAGGACCCCCACGACGTGCTCGTGGCCGTCAACTACACGGGCATCTGCGGCTCCGACGTGCACTACTGGACGCACGGGGCCATCGGGCACTTTGTGGTGCGCGAGCCCATGGTGCTGGGCCACGAGTCGGCCGGCACCGTGGTcgagacgggggcggcggtgacgcaCCTGCGAGCGGGCGACCGGGTGGCCATCGAGCCCGGGTACgggtgccggcgctgcggcgcgtgCCGGGCGGGCAAGTACAACCTCTGCGAGGCCATGGTGttcgcggcgacgccgccgcacgacGGCACGCTGACGGGCGTGTGGCGGTCGCCGGCCGACTTCTGCTACAAGCTGCCCGAGGGCGTCTCGCTGCAGGAGGGCGCGCTCGTGGAGccgctggccgtgggcgtGCACATCGTCaagcaggcggcggtgcagccGGGCCAGTCGGTCGTGGTCATGGGCGCGGGACCCGTGGGCCTGCTgtgcgcggccgtcgcgcgcgcgtacGGCGCGTCCAAGGTGGTCAGCGTCGACGTGGTGCCGTCCAAGCTCGACTTTGCGCGCGGCTTCGCGGCCACGCACACGTACCTGTCGCGGCGCGTGCCGCCCGAGGAcaacgcggcggccatccgcgagcacgccggcctgcccgcgggcgccgacgtggtcatcgacgcgagcggcgccgagccctCGATCCAGACGAGCCTGCACGcggtgcgcgtcggcggcacctacgtccagggcggcatgggcaagAGCGACATCGACTTccccatcatggccatgtGCCTCAAGGAGGTGACGGCCAAGGGCTCGTTCCGCTACGGGCCCGGCGACTacgagctggccgtcgagctcatcgccagcggcaaggtcgacgtcaagaagctcgtctcggccgtggtgccctttgagcaggccgaggacgccttCAAGAGGGtcaaggggggggaggtgaTCAAGGTGCTCATCGCGGGGCCCAACGaggccagcagcggctga
- a CDS encoding uncharacterized protein (EggNog:ENOG503P6CE~COG:S~TransMembrane:4 (o12-35i42-60o72-95i145-166o)): MSEHVLKTPAWVFAVRIAQVLGSLIVLGLSASIIHDLYLDELGLAIAVSIITWIVVAYALSTEKVSAWHVGYHVLAVVVLDGFMLVMWLAAWAAVAARRATFRIPTSVSECFDNGDLVNSKSCMRKRDIFRRDILFKKGQAQMSAAAGIGALVWLLFIVTFVWTMVNFLRGRKDGRFPIGAPSSAGAGGSAEPKVEQQPMVPQQPVQPMPQPQATQPQQQPPYGQYPPAQSPYQQQPPYSPPQTQSPPPPEQQYAQPYPQPYPQQQQPPPQPYPQQQQPPYQQPELHGQNYVPPAASPPPQQYHQQ, translated from the exons atgtCGGAGCACGTCCTCAAGACGCCCGCGTGGGTGTTTGCCGTGCGCATCGCGCAGGTCCTCGGCTCGctcatcgtcctcggacTGTCCGCCTCCATCATCCACGACCTgtacctcgacgagctcggcctcgccatcgccgtg TCCATCATCACCTGGATCGTCGTCGCGTATGCCCTGTCCACCGAAAAGGTGTCGGCCTGGCACGTCGGCTaccacgtcctcgccgtcgtcgtgctcgacggCTTCATGCTCGTCATGTGGCtcgccgcctgggccgccgtggccgcccgccgcgccacctTCCGCATCCCCACCAGCGTGAGCGAGTGCTtcgacaacggcgacctcgtcaacaGCAAGAGCTGCATGCGCAAGCGGGACATTTTCCGGCGCGACATTCTCTTCAAGAAGGGCCAGGCCCAaatgtccgccgccgccggcatcggcgccctcgtctg GCTGCTCTTCATCGTCACCTTCGTATGGACCATGGTCAACTTCCTCCGCGGCCGCAAGGACGGGCGCTTCCCCATcggcgcgccctcgagcgccggcgccggcggcagcgccgagcccaaggtcgagcagcagcccatgGTCCCCCAGCAGCCGGTCCAGCCCATGCCGCAGCCCCAGGCcacgcagccgcagcagcagccgccgtaCGGACAGTATCCCCCGGCCCAGAGCCcgtaccagcagcagccgccgtattcgccgccgcagacgcagtcgccccctcctcccgagCAGCAGTATGCCCAGCCGTACCCGCAACCATatccccagcagcagcagccgccgccacagccgtatcctcagcagcagcagcctccgtACCAGCAGCCGGAGCTGCACGGGCAAAACTATGTGCctcccgcggcgtcgcctccgcctcAGCAGTACCACCAGCAGTAG
- a CDS encoding uncharacterized protein (COG:C~EggNog:ENOG503NX3C), producing MSAPVQSAAVPAPVQSAVIIQSPGRAALVRNRPIPPLRDGYIRIRTVAVAVNPCDWKQVDGLGTPGVILGCDYAGVVEDVGPGVRRPFRKGDRVCGFAHGANATFPEDGAFAEVIIAKADVQMRMPDHLSFEDAATLGVGISTIALGLYRNLDLALPAARQASHRTPILIYGGSTATGVFAIQFAKLSGYHVYTTCSSKNFDLVRGFGADVALDYHDPRAAARIRQLSDDALALVFDTISDEESVGFCLDAMSTRGGDYSYINGLSGVSFPDNVRASFAGAFTVLGEGFYYGDTWYCAEPSDNILMENLAWLSEDLLSSNALRPHRVTLGRGGLGGVLDGMDRLRKGQVSGEKLVYRVDEGPRCKL from the coding sequence ATGTCGGCCCCCGTGCAaagcgccgccgtgccggcTCCCGTGCAgagcgccgtcatcatccaGTCGCccggccgggcggcgctggtgcgcAACAGGCCGATCCCGCCCCTCCGAGACGGATACATCCGCATCAGGACCGTCGCGGTGGCGGTGAACCCGTGTGACTGGAAGCaggtcgacgggctcgggaCCCCGGGGGTCATTCTCGGGTGCGACTACGCCGGCGtggtcgaggacgtcggACCGGGGGTGCGAAGGCCGTTCAGGAAGGGCGACCGGGTGTGCGGCttcgcccacggcgccaacgCAACCTTCCCCGAGGATGGGGCGTTTGCGGAAgtcatcatcgccaaggCCGATGTGCAGATGCGCATGCCCGACCACCTCAGcttcgaggacgcggcgacCCTGGGGGTCGGCATCAGCACCATCGCCCTGGGACTGTACCGgaacctcgacctcgcgctgccggcggcgcggcaagCCTCCCATCGGACGCCCATCCTCATCTACGGCGGGTCCACGGCGACCGGCGTGTTCGCCATCCAGTTTGCCAAGCTGTCGGGCTATCACGTCTACACGACGTGCTCGAGCAAGAACTTTGACCTGGTCAGGggcttcggcgccgacgtggcgcTCGACTACCACGacccgcgggcggccgcgcggaTCCGACAGCTgtccgacgacgcgctcgcgctcgtctTCGACACCAtctcggacgaggagagcgtcGGCTtctgcctcgacgccatgtcCACCCGCGGCGGGGACTACAGCTACATCAACGGGCTGTCGGGCGTGTCGTTTCCGGACAACGTGCGCGCCAGCTTCGCGGGCGCCTTTACCGTCCTGGGCGAGGGCTTCTACTACGGCGATACCTGGTACTGCGCGGAGCCGAGCGACAACATCCTCATGGAGAACCTGGCCTGGCTCTCCGAGGACTTGCTGTCGAGCAACGCGCTCCGCCCCCACCGCGTGACcctgggccgcggcggcctcggaggGGTGCTGGACGGCATGGACCGCTTGCGCAAGGGACAGGTCAGCGGGGAGAAGCTGGTTTATAGGGTGGACGAGGGCCCCAGGTGCAAGTTGTAA
- a CDS encoding uncharacterized protein (EggNog:ENOG503P5WZ~COG:H), translating to MAAMAETPKPERLGVPSRNPLPLSASQEAQVRDIFYARVRKQCADEIKAFAACALGRTFSVSFACRAEHRAMNSCMKLHASPEEHDAAREEWFAMRLERQRKREHDRNVAAAQEEFIREWWGLPEDVRLSRQREMEKRYSEERVGGMPAKDRPLPGR from the exons AtggcagccatggccgaaacgcccaagcccgagcgcctcggcgtgCCGTCGCGAAACCCGCTGCCTCTGTCGGCCTCGCAGGAGGCTCAGGTGCGCGACATTTTCTACGCCCGCGTGCGCAAGCAGTGCGCCGACGAGATCAAAG CCTTTGCCGcctgcgccctcggccgcacGTTTTCCGTTTCCTTTGCCTGCCGCGCCGAGCACCGCGCCATGAACAGCTGCATGAAGCTGCACGCCTCGCCCGaggagcacgacgccgcgcgcgaggagTGGTTTGCCATGCGCCTCGAGCGGCAGCGCAAGCGCGAGCACGACcgcaacgtcgccgccgcgcaggaggAGTTTATCCGCGAGTGGTGGGGGCTGCCCGAGGACGTGCGCCTGTCGCGGCAGCGCGAGATGGAGAAGAGGTACAGCGAGGAGCGCGTGGGCGGCATGCCGGCCAAGgaccgcccgctgccgggcAGGTGA
- a CDS encoding D-amino-acid oxidase (TransMembrane:1 (o13-33i)~COG:E~EggNog:ENOG503NWYR) produces the protein MMQHTNHSQDTDMAQIVVIGAGVIGLSCALRLLRAGHQVAIVARDFPTPFETATGAAINYTSLWAGAHNRWNLPTTPAEEREHAMARRTYAHMRRLVETNPECGVTFTTGIEYFEDPPEAYRALDARRAAELGFEAFRRHAPDELPEGVALGFEYRTWCANPMVYCMFLLRQFCLAGGTTAVAELRHPHEVFAMDPYRSAAAVVNCSGVGFGDDPAVFPTRGQTCVVANAVSATVTRQNADGSWTFAVPRGFDGGTVIGGTKEPDDWDPEPSPEVRARLLDRFAATHPAVLADGPYRVLRDIVGRRPTRRGGPRLEAEAFGHRRVVHAYGLGGRGYELSWGVAEAVLALLE, from the exons ATGATGCAGCACACAAACCATAGCCAAGACACGGACATGGCACaaatcgtcgtcatcgg cgccggcgtcatcggcctcagctgcgccctgcgcctgctgcgcgccggccaccaggtcgccatcgtcgcccgggACTTCCCCACGCCGTTCGagacggccacgggcgcAGCCATCAACTACACCTCGCTCTGGGCCGGCGCCCACAACCGCTGGAACCTGCCGaccacgcccgccgaggagcgcgagcacgccatggcccgccgcaCCTACGCGCACatgcggcgcctcgtcgagaCCAACCCCGAGTGCGGCGTCACCTTCACCACGGGCATCGAGTACTTCGAGGACCCCCCGGAGGCGTaccgcgcgctcgacgcccggcgggccgccgagctcggctTCGAGGCGTTCCGCAGGCACGcgcccgacgagctgcccgagggcgtcgcccTGGGCTTCGAGTACCGCACCTGGTGCGCCAACCCCATGGTGTACTGCATGTTCCTGCTGCGGCAGTtctgcctcgccggcggcacgaccgccgtcgcggagctgCGCCACCCGCACGAGGTCTTTGCCATGGACCCGTACCGatccgcggccgccgtcgtcaactGCTCGGGCGTAggcttcggcgacgacccggccgtGTTCCCCACGCGCGGGCAGacgtgcgtcgtcgccaacgccgtgTCCGCGACCGTCACGCGCCAAAACGCCGACGGCTCGTGGACCTTTGCCGTGCCgcgcggcttcgacggcggcaccgtcatcGGCGGGACCAAGGAGCCCGACGACTGGGACCCGGAGCCGAGCCCCGAGGTGCGGGCCCGGCTGCTGGACCGCTTCGCCGCCACGCAccccgccgtcctcgccgacggcccgtACAGGGTCCTGCGTGACATtgtgggccggcggccgacgcgccggGGCGGCCCGCGGCTGGAGGCCGAGGCGTTTGGGCACCGCCGGGTCGTGCACGCgtacggcctcggcggccgcggatACGAGCTGTCTTGGGGTGTCGCAGAGGCGGtcctcgcgctgctcgagTAG
- a CDS encoding uncharacterized protein (TransMembrane:1 (o609-628i)~EggNog:ENOG503P0X9~COG:S), with product MSPQRQESFSLFPNPNSQPRVRRSESRERPQDRVATPEQRSRSRSHSRPPRPSLQITPPQNARNVPVEVDPRGADNWPLDGSRDVAVGVPRQQQQQQQQRQQRQQQRQHQHQQHQHQQHHHHHQHQQPGAADSYQGPQRPAARAAAAVPPVQQPRQLADVPARTDTSLSQANTLVRSSSVRSRSSIAKLPLRDDSSAAPAPALRSIFPTYNPEVPLGQQQYGPTQMSPSRIPRAVISRQSYYEEPQQPVDESPADAQHHHHSPRARSPASRAAAARPAPGSAWPPQRQQPTLEPPVVPDACTTEQLRSLWKATNGWKASPSEGRVFCLKLSQAKDAPVYTLSSASAQPFYSLRLDPTSASAYVTLSRHDPAKPHKDGSPGGAKNWHEALTTTLEEESRRHAPNDGLVALLMPTPAARMAVDKAGDRAAVEMAENECARLVWDGDTATHFVVHQALAKPFCVAVDRSPAYSRVEYTLEHTESPRHLAKLTRDGTGGGWIELDTGVASQIQSFYVVDVAVAALLLVASADERNSPAPIETFEPPPAPPPPAVLATERGSSRLSKAASSKKRKMQQFEMDVESQESLKGGGTKLPLAIRAVVKLGKGLFKCVVWLLTVAFKCVAGVFKLLYKCVGSKY from the coding sequence ATGTCGCCTCAACGACAGGAGAGCTTCTCGCTCTTCCCGAACCCAAACTCCCAGCCCCGCGTCCGCCGGTCCGAGTCGCGCGAGCGGCCCCAGGACCGCGTCGCCACGCCGGAGCagcgctcccgctcccgctcgcactcgcgcccgccgcggccctcgctGCAGATTACGCCGCCGCAGAACGCGAGGAACGTGCCCGTCGAGGTGGACCCTCGCGGCGCGGACAACTGGCCACTGGATGGCAGTCGAGACGTCGCCGTGGGTGtgccacggcagcagcagcagcagcagcagcaacgacaacaacgacagcaacaacgacagcatcagcaccagcagcatcagcaccagcagcatcatcatcatcatcagcaccagcaacccGGAGCCGCAGACAGCTATCAGGGCCCGcaacggccggcggcgagggctgccgccgccgtccccccCGTGCAGCAGCCGAGGCAGCTCGCAGACGTCCCGGCCCGGACCGACACCAGCCTGTCCCAGGCCAACACGCTGgtccggagcagcagcgtgcggtcgaggagctccatcgccaagctgcccctgcgcgacgactcgtcggcggcgccggcgccggcgctgcggtCCATCTTCCCCACGTACAACCCCGAGGTGccgctcggccagcagcagtatGGCCCGACCCAGATGAGCCCCTCGCGGATCCCGCGCGCCGTCATCAGCCGCCAGTCCTACTACGaggagccgcagcagcccgtcgacgagtcCCCCGCGGACGctcaacatcatcatcacagcCCGCGGGCACGCAGCCctgcctcccgcgccgccgccgcgcggcccgcgcccggcagtgcgtggccgccgcagcggcagcagccgacGCTGGAGCCCCCCGTCGTGCCGGACGCCTGCACGacggagcagctgcgcaGTCTCTGGAAGGCGACCAACGGGTGGAAGGCGTCCCCGTCCGAGGGGCGCGTCTTCTGCCTCAAGCTGTcgcaggccaaggacgcgCCCGTGTAcacgctgtcgtcggcgtcggcgcagCCCTTTTACAGCCTCCGCCTGGACcccacgtcggcgtcggcctaCGTCACGCTCTCGCGGCACGACCCGGCCAAGCCGCACAAGGACGGGTCgccgggcggcgccaagAACTGGCACGAggcgctgacgacgacgctggaggaggagtcgcGGAGGCACGCGCCCAACGACGGTCTCGTCGCGCTGCTCATgcccacgccggccgcgcgcatggccgtcgacaaggccggcgaccgggcggccgtcgagatggCGGAGAACGAGTGCGCGCGGCTCGTCTGGGACGGGGACACGGCCACGCACTTCGTCGTCCACCAGGCCCTGGCCAAGCCGttctgcgtcgccgtcgaccgcTCGCCGGCGTACTCGCGCGTCGAGTACACGCTCGAGCACACCGAGTCGCCGCGGCACCTGGCCAAGCTGACGCGCGACGGCACGGGAGGCGGGTGGATCGAGCTCGACACGGGCGTCGCGTCGCAGATCCAATCGTTttacgtcgtcgacgtggccgtcgcggcgctgctgctggtcgcgtcggccgacgagcgcaactcgcccgcgcccatCGAGACGTttgagccgccgcccgcgccgccgccgcctgccgtgCTCGCCACCGAGCGCGGCTCCAGCCGGCTCAgcaaggcggcgagcagcaagaagcgcaagatgCAGCAGTTTGAGATGGACGTGGAGAGCCAGGAGAGCCTCAAGGGCGGGGGGAcgaagctgccgctggccaTACGCGCCGTCGTGAAGCTCGGCAAGGGGTTGTTCAAGTGCGTCGTGTGGCTGCTGACCGTTGCCTTCAAGTGCGTGGCGGGCGTTTTCAAGCTGCTGTACAAATGCGTGGGATCGAAATACTAA
- a CDS encoding uncharacterized protein (COG:S~BUSCO:EOG09264CA0~EggNog:ENOG503P2PU) has protein sequence MSSMRNAVQRRPHRERAQPLERRRLGLLEKHKDYSLRAQDYNKKQKQLKSLRQKAADRNEDEFYFGMMSRSGPGARIKSGRRWDGTVEGDRGNRAMSVDEVRLLKTQDIGYVRTMRQVVAKEVRRLEEQVVLTRGLDRLDDDEDDEEEHDDDDEMPMPAKPKGPRKIIFADDEEQRDNAMEDALEKAEDEDEDDEPVADDDHDEGDDPEFERAKSLRRLKRQLDNARTKLKVLTDTEEKLGIQRSKMAKTATSGGKTRRGNKIMVRTRKR, from the exons ATGTCGTCGATGCGCAACGCcgtccagcggcggccgcaccgcgagcgcgcccagcccctcgagcggcggcgcctcggcctcctcgagaAGCACAAG GACTACTCGCTCCGCGCACAAGACTACAacaagaagcagaagcagctcaAGTCTCTGCGCCAGAAGGCGGCCGACCGCAACGAGGATGAGTTCTACTTTGGCATGATGTCGCGCAGCGGCCCGGGGGCGCGCATCAAGAGCGGGCGACGCTGggacggcaccgtcgagggcgaccgCGGGAACCGCGCCATGAgtgtcgacgaggtgcgtCTGCTCAAGACGCAGGACATTGGCTACGTGCGCACCATGCGCCAGGTCGTCGCCAAGGAAGTGCGCCGCCTGGAGGAGCAGGTGGTGCTGACGCGGGGACTGGACCGgctggatgacgacgaggacgatgaggaagagcacgacgacgacgacgagatgccGATGCCTGCAAAGCCCAAGGGTCCGCGAAAAATCAtcttcgccgacgacgaggagcagcgggaCAATGCAATGGAGGACGCGCTGGAAAaggcggaggacgaggacgaggacgacgagccggtggccgacgacgatcacgacgaaggcgacgaccCCGAGTTTGAGCGCGCCAAGTCGTTGCGTCGGCTGAAGCGACAGCTGGACAACGCGCGCACGAAGCTCAAGGTGCTGACGGACAcggaggagaagctgggcATCCAGCGCTCCAAGatggccaagacggccacgtcgggcgGCAAGACGAGGAGAGGCAACAAGATCATGGTGCGGACACGGAAGCGATag
- the MSD1 gene encoding Aspartate--tRNA ligase (COG:J~BUSCO:EOG09261Q18~EggNog:ENOG503NUX2), whose protein sequence is MASAMGAALRCRACARTALRCQTRLASTQSSRRAELVDWFNRYRGDDLAPVCGFLGKRRNVGKRLSFADLTTPSGEVVQVCSSADADAAAHERFRQIPAFSPVSLHVRDPPRPEPQVNDDKRTVYLRDIRALNSVPKDLIVTSDVQFPQTKRHLQIRFHPELQARLRFRSWLKGILNTALLDKGFVDVETPTLFKSTSEGAREFLVPTRQRGTAYALSQSPQQYKQVLMASGISRYMQWARCYRDEDLRADRQPEFSQLDMEWAFAGARQVKDDVTDMILQALRGLPAQCYRDIRGERIPVPGAGGEPPRNEQSPPPVHQMRTITFADSIAAYGVDKPDLRIPNRIHAIPDLEPVRNFVGMITHLSDPVVEVFTLPLDCSPAESRAFVTKFMDSLPPALGENPDGKPQILIHDSSQPLSGFSSLGFEYRSVLDVAGPDIKDGDLVVFQAREKPSGQYCLGSTKLGELRGMLWRALVDEGHMERPRLGDPGSLQFVWVTEFPMFKPVEEGEPGQGTAGISASHHPFTAPLSAADLDLLFTDPLQAKSAAYDLVLNGVEIGGGSERNHVPEVQEFIMRDVLRMTDERVADFQHLFEALRSGCPPHAGFALGFDRLVALMTDTPTVRDVMAFPKTMKGEDPFVRSPSKLRDEQLAPYGLCLKT, encoded by the exons ATGGCGTCCGCAAtgggcgctgcgctgcgctgcaggGCCTGCGCGCGGACGGCTTTGCGATGCCAGACCCGATTGGCGAGCACGCAGTCGTCCCGCCGGGCAGAGCTCGTCGACTGGTTCAACCGCT accgcggcgacgacctcgccccCGTGTGCGGCTTTCTCGGCAAGCGCCGCAACGTAGGCAAGCGCTTGTCCTTTGCCGACCTCACCACGCCGTCGGGTGAGGTCGTCCAGGTCTGCtccagcgccgacgccgacgcggccgcccaCGAACGGTTCCGTCAGATACCAGCCTTTTCCCCCGTCTCGCTCCACGTACGCGACCCCCCGCGGCCCGAGCCGCAGgtcaacgacgacaagcGCACCGTCTACCTGCGCGACATACGCGCCCTCAACAGCGTCCCCAAGGACCTCATCGTCACGTCGGACGTCCAGTTCCCGCAGACGAAGCGTCATTTGCAGATACGCTTCCACCCCGAGCTGCAAGCGCGGCTGCGCTTCCGGTCTTGGCTCAAGGGCATCCTGAACACGGCGCTGTTGGACAAGggcttcgtcgacgtcgagacgccgacgctgtTCAAGTCGACGTCCGAGGGCGCCCGCGAGTTCCTCGTGCCGACGCGCCAGCGAGGGACGGCATACGCGCTGAGCCAAAGCCCCCAGCAGTACAAGCAGGTCCTCATGGCGAGCGGCATCTCGCGCTACATGCAATGGGCGCGCTGCTACCGGGACGAggacctgcgcgccgaccGGCAACCCGAGTTTTCGCAGCTCGACATGGAGTGGGCGTTTGCGGGGGCGCGGCAGGTCAAGGACGACGTCACGGACATGATACTCCAAGCCCTCCGTGGGCTTCCGGCGCAATGCTATAGGGACATTCGCGGCGAGAGGATACCCGTACCGGGCGCGGGGGGCGAGCCGCCTCGGAACGAGcagagcccgccgcccgtgcaCCAGATGAGGACGATTACCTTTGCAGACAGCATCGCTGCGTATGGCGTCGACAAGCCGGACCTGCGGATACCGAACCGCATCCATGCCATTCCAGACCTGGAACCCGTCCGCAATTTCGTCGGCATGATAACGCACCTTTCGGACCCCGTGGTCGAGGTTTTTACGTTGCCGCTGGACTGCTCCCCCGCAGAGTCACGCGCATTCGTCACCAAGTTCATGGACAGCCTGCCGCCTGCGCTGGGTGAGAACCCGGACGGCAAGCCGCAGATTCTGATACACGACTCGAGCCAGCCCCTGAGCGGCTTCTCGTCGCTCGGCTTCGAGTACCGCAGCGTCCTGGACGTCGCCGGCCCGGACatcaaggacggcgacctgGTCGTCTTCCAGGCGCGGGAGAAGCCGTCGGGACAGTACTGCCTCGGCTCGACGAAGCTGGGCGAGCTCCGCGGTATGCTCTGGAgggcgctcgtcgacgagggccacaTGGAGAGGCCCCGGCTCGGCGACCCGGGCTCGCTGCAGTTTGTGTGGGTGACCGAGTTCCCCATGTTCAAGccggtcgaggagggcgagccGGGGCAGGGGACCGCCGGCATCTCGGCGTCGCACCACCCGTTCAccgcgccgctgtcggccgCGGACCTCGACCTGCTCTTCACGGACCCGCTGCAGGCCAAGAGCGCCGCCTACGACCTGGTGCTCAACGGCGTGGAGATtggaggcggcagcgagcgcaACCACGTTCCCGAGGTGCAGGAGTTTATCATGCGCGACGTGCTGCGCATGACGGACGAGCGCGTTGCCGATTTCCAGCACCTgttcgaggcgctgcggTCTGGGTGCCCGCCGCACGCGGGGTTCGCGCTGGGCTTCGACCGGCTGGTGGCCCTCATGACCGACACGCCGACGGTGCGGGACGTCATGGCGTTTCCCAAGACGATGAAGGGCGAAGACCCGTTTGTGCGGTCGCCGAGCAAGCTGCGGGACGAGCAATTGGCGCCCTACGGGCTATGCTTGAAGACGTAG